A single Montipora foliosa isolate CH-2021 chromosome 7, ASM3666993v2, whole genome shotgun sequence DNA region contains:
- the LOC138011843 gene encoding uncharacterized protein produces MSASQEEPLFGENIDKSLFEEGLVQIANNLRERGKSVFDLQAAKNEMSVKKDKYVLINIYKGHASIVVVDKELFETILFSPVWGQMIDGPNLEFRDGFEAVRRMVATIPSQQYHVCLSDSGKEYILTRNMYYMPWLKKSRSFFVGESAMAYLYLQLLCLTVVPSRYRLIIDDCLEFAKRFAWEVAVRENDIRGTEIRALFRTLSVSEHYASAAVEQSSRNNPKSGQSAAILYFSSFKVERLLLVLALGLVMIAIVLYLIMRWVSGKPE; encoded by the coding sequence ATGTCTGCCTCACAAGAAGAACCCTTGTTCGGAGAAAATATTGACAAAAGTCTGTTTGAAGAAGGCCTTGTGCAGATCGCTAATAATTTGCGTGAGCGAGGCAAGAGCGTTTTTGATCTGCAGGCAGCGAAGAATGAAATGTCCGTGAAGAAAGATAAATATGTTCTTATAAACATTTACAAAGGGCATGCATCGATCGTTGTTGTCGACAAAGAATTGTTCGAGACAATTCTATTTTCCCCCGTCTGGGGACAGATGATAGACGGACCTAATTTGGAATTCCGGGATGGTTTTGAAGCTGTTAGAAGAATGGTTGCTACGATCCCTTCACAGCAGTATCACGTATGCTTGAGTGATTCTGGCAAAGAGTACATTCTTACTCGGAACATGTATTATATGCCATGGCTCAAGAAATCTCGGAGTTTTTTCGTTGGAGAATCGGCTATGGCTTACTTGTACCTGCAGTTGTTGTGCCTGACTGTTGTTCCATCGCGGTATCGACTGATCATCGACGACTGTTTAGAATTTGCAAAGCGGTTCGCTTGGGAGGTAGCTGTTCGAGAGAATGACATTCGGGGAACGGAAATCCGAGCGTTGTTCAGGACATTGTCAGTATCTGAGCACTATGCAAGCGCTGCAGTGGAACAGTCTTCTCGAAATAACCCGAAAAGTGGCCAAAGTGCTGCCATTTTGTACTTTTCGAGTTTTAAAGTAGAAAGATTACTACTCGTTCTAGCGTTAGGTTTGGTGATGATCGCGATTGTTTTGTACTTAATTATGAGatgggtgtctggaaaacccgaatag